The following coding sequences lie in one Miscanthus floridulus cultivar M001 chromosome 9, ASM1932011v1, whole genome shotgun sequence genomic window:
- the LOC136483796 gene encoding serine carboxypeptidase-like 3 isoform X1 gives MANNAPTCHAFSWLWLLLLLGLWCLVLYCPMMSSALVVRELPGFDGPLPFFLETGYVEVDESNGVQLFYYFVQSERDPARDPLLLWLEGGPGCSGLSGLVNEIGPFLFDVQYKVNGYEGGIPRLLYRPQTWTKVSNIIFVDSPVGAGFSYASTEEGFKSSDTIAIKQLVIFLKKWLDQHPQFMSNQLYIGGESYCGIIIPALTLEIDKLIRKASGESLHFNLKGYIAGNPMTDKKFDTDGKIKFFHGMGLISDELYELAKVNCRGSYDPPANHQCAKCIESINHCTKDINEFHILEPSCKTLWRNVTEKAEMHRVMLESDGVGVPMHFKCRHDSYELLYIWTNDESVRKNLGIRQETVGEWRRCNVSILYEKDIPSTVKHHRMLRRSGYQALIYSGDNDSVFSFVGTQAWIRSLNLSINDDWRPWHVDDQVAGFTTGYSSNLTYATVKGAGHTAPEYKPKECLTMFARWISSIPL, from the exons ATGGCAAACAATGCGCCAACCTGCCATGCATTCTCTTGGCTGTGGCTGCTACTGCTCCTAGGGCTGTGGTGCCTCGTCCTCTACTGTCCGATGATGTCGTCGGCGCTCGTCGTCAGGGAACTGCCGGGATTCGACGGCCCCCTTCCCTTCTTCCTGGAAACCGG GTATGTGGAGGTGGACGAGAGCAATGGTGTGCAGCTCTTCTACTACTTCGTTCAATCGGAGAGGGATCCTGCTAGAGACCCGCTGCTGCTGTGGCTGGAAGGTGGGCCCGGCTGCTCGGGGCTCTCGGGCCTTGTCAACGAGATTG GGCCGTTCCTTTTCGATGTGCAATACAAAGTAAATGGTTATGAAGGAGGCATCCCCCGTTTGCTCTATAGACCTCAAACATGGACTAAG GTGAGCAATATAATATTTGTTGATTCTCCTGTTGGGGCTGGTTTCTCTTATGCCTCTACAGAGGAAGGTTTTAAGTCCAGTGATACCATCGCAATAAAACAGCTGGTCATCTTCCTTAAAAAG TGGCTGGATCAACACCCTCAGTTTATGTCAAATCAATTATACATCGGTGGTGAATCGTACTGCGGCATCATTATACCTGCTCTCACATTAGAAATTGACAAATTAATTA GAAAAGCATCAGGCGAAAGTCTACATTTTAATCTCAAG GGGTACATTGCTGGCAACCCAATGACCGACAAGAAgttcgacacagatggaaaaatCAAATTTTTTCATGGAATGGGACTTATATCAGATGAGCTTTATGAG CTTGCCAAAGTGAACTGTAGAGGAAGCTATGATCCGCCCGCCAATCATCAATGTGCAAAATGCATTGAGTCTATAAACCAT TGCACAAAGGACATCAATGAGTTTCACATCCTCGAGCCGTCATGCAAAACGCTTTGGAGAAATGTGACAGAAAAGGCCGAAATGCACAGGGTCATGCTGGAGTCCGATGGCGTTGGCGTGCCTATGCACTTCAAGTGCAGA CACGACTCTTATGAGTTGTTATATATATGGACAAATGATGAAAGTGTAAGGAAGAATCTGGGCATTCGACAG GAAACAGTCGGAGAATGGAGAAGATGTAACGTTTCCATACTTTACGAAAAGGATATCCCAAGTACAGTAAAGCATCATCGGATGCTACGCAGAAGTGGATATCAGGCTCTGATATACAG TGGCGATAATGACAGTGTATTTTCCTTTGTTGGCACACAAGCATGGATTAGATCTCTTAACCTGTCTATCAATGACGACTGGCGACCATGGCATGTTGATGACCAAGTTGCAGG ATTTACTACAGGTTACTCGAGTAATTTAACATATGCAACTGTGAAG GGTGCTGGCCACACTGCTCCGGAGTACAAGCCCAAGGAGTGCCTCACAATGTTTGCAAGATGGATTTCCAGTATACCTTTATGA
- the LOC136483796 gene encoding serine carboxypeptidase-like 3 isoform X3 translates to MANNAPTCHAFSWLWLLLLLGLWCLVLYCPMMSSALVVRELPGFDGPLPFFLETGYVEVDESNGVQLFYYFVQSERDPARDPLLLWLEGGPGCSGLSGLVNEIGPFLFDVQYKVNGYEGGIPRLLYRPQTWTKVSNIIFVDSPVGAGFSYASTEEGFKSSDTIAIKQLVIFLKKWLDQHPQFMSNQLYIGGESYCGIIIPALTLEIDKLIRKASGESLHFNLKGYIAGNPMTDKKFDTDGKIKFFHGMGLISDELYELAKVNCRGSYDPPANHQCAKCIESINHCTKDINEFHILEPSCKTLWRNVTEKAEMHRVMLESDGVGVPMHFKCRHDSYELLYIWTNDESVRKNLGIRQETVGEWRRCNVSILYEKDIPSTVKHHRMLRRSGYQALIYSFSTIFPSQESQVQ, encoded by the exons ATGGCAAACAATGCGCCAACCTGCCATGCATTCTCTTGGCTGTGGCTGCTACTGCTCCTAGGGCTGTGGTGCCTCGTCCTCTACTGTCCGATGATGTCGTCGGCGCTCGTCGTCAGGGAACTGCCGGGATTCGACGGCCCCCTTCCCTTCTTCCTGGAAACCGG GTATGTGGAGGTGGACGAGAGCAATGGTGTGCAGCTCTTCTACTACTTCGTTCAATCGGAGAGGGATCCTGCTAGAGACCCGCTGCTGCTGTGGCTGGAAGGTGGGCCCGGCTGCTCGGGGCTCTCGGGCCTTGTCAACGAGATTG GGCCGTTCCTTTTCGATGTGCAATACAAAGTAAATGGTTATGAAGGAGGCATCCCCCGTTTGCTCTATAGACCTCAAACATGGACTAAG GTGAGCAATATAATATTTGTTGATTCTCCTGTTGGGGCTGGTTTCTCTTATGCCTCTACAGAGGAAGGTTTTAAGTCCAGTGATACCATCGCAATAAAACAGCTGGTCATCTTCCTTAAAAAG TGGCTGGATCAACACCCTCAGTTTATGTCAAATCAATTATACATCGGTGGTGAATCGTACTGCGGCATCATTATACCTGCTCTCACATTAGAAATTGACAAATTAATTA GAAAAGCATCAGGCGAAAGTCTACATTTTAATCTCAAG GGGTACATTGCTGGCAACCCAATGACCGACAAGAAgttcgacacagatggaaaaatCAAATTTTTTCATGGAATGGGACTTATATCAGATGAGCTTTATGAG CTTGCCAAAGTGAACTGTAGAGGAAGCTATGATCCGCCCGCCAATCATCAATGTGCAAAATGCATTGAGTCTATAAACCAT TGCACAAAGGACATCAATGAGTTTCACATCCTCGAGCCGTCATGCAAAACGCTTTGGAGAAATGTGACAGAAAAGGCCGAAATGCACAGGGTCATGCTGGAGTCCGATGGCGTTGGCGTGCCTATGCACTTCAAGTGCAGA CACGACTCTTATGAGTTGTTATATATATGGACAAATGATGAAAGTGTAAGGAAGAATCTGGGCATTCGACAG GAAACAGTCGGAGAATGGAGAAGATGTAACGTTTCCATACTTTACGAAAAGGATATCCCAAGTACAGTAAAGCATCATCGGATGCTACGCAGAAGTGGATATCAGGCTCTGATATACAG CTTCTCCACAATATTTCCCAGTCAGGAATCCCAAGTACAGTAG
- the LOC136483796 gene encoding serine carboxypeptidase-like 3 isoform X4 has translation MANNAPTCHAFSWLWLLLLLGLWCLVLYCPMMSSALVVRELPGFDGPLPFFLETGYVEVDESNGVQLFYYFVQSERDPARDPLLLWLEGGPGCSGLSGLVNEIGKASGESLHFNLKGYIAGNPMTDKKFDTDGKIKFFHGMGLISDELYELAKVNCRGSYDPPANHQCAKCIESINHCTKDINEFHILEPSCKTLWRNVTEKAEMHRVMLESDGVGVPMHFKCRHDSYELLYIWTNDESVRKNLGIRQETVGEWRRCNVSILYEKDIPSTVKHHRMLRRSGYQALIYSGDNDSVFSFVGTQAWIRSLNLSINDDWRPWHVDDQVAGFTTGYSSNLTYATVKGAGHTAPEYKPKECLTMFARWISSIPL, from the exons ATGGCAAACAATGCGCCAACCTGCCATGCATTCTCTTGGCTGTGGCTGCTACTGCTCCTAGGGCTGTGGTGCCTCGTCCTCTACTGTCCGATGATGTCGTCGGCGCTCGTCGTCAGGGAACTGCCGGGATTCGACGGCCCCCTTCCCTTCTTCCTGGAAACCGG GTATGTGGAGGTGGACGAGAGCAATGGTGTGCAGCTCTTCTACTACTTCGTTCAATCGGAGAGGGATCCTGCTAGAGACCCGCTGCTGCTGTGGCTGGAAGGTGGGCCCGGCTGCTCGGGGCTCTCGGGCCTTGTCAACGAGATTG GAAAAGCATCAGGCGAAAGTCTACATTTTAATCTCAAG GGGTACATTGCTGGCAACCCAATGACCGACAAGAAgttcgacacagatggaaaaatCAAATTTTTTCATGGAATGGGACTTATATCAGATGAGCTTTATGAG CTTGCCAAAGTGAACTGTAGAGGAAGCTATGATCCGCCCGCCAATCATCAATGTGCAAAATGCATTGAGTCTATAAACCAT TGCACAAAGGACATCAATGAGTTTCACATCCTCGAGCCGTCATGCAAAACGCTTTGGAGAAATGTGACAGAAAAGGCCGAAATGCACAGGGTCATGCTGGAGTCCGATGGCGTTGGCGTGCCTATGCACTTCAAGTGCAGA CACGACTCTTATGAGTTGTTATATATATGGACAAATGATGAAAGTGTAAGGAAGAATCTGGGCATTCGACAG GAAACAGTCGGAGAATGGAGAAGATGTAACGTTTCCATACTTTACGAAAAGGATATCCCAAGTACAGTAAAGCATCATCGGATGCTACGCAGAAGTGGATATCAGGCTCTGATATACAG TGGCGATAATGACAGTGTATTTTCCTTTGTTGGCACACAAGCATGGATTAGATCTCTTAACCTGTCTATCAATGACGACTGGCGACCATGGCATGTTGATGACCAAGTTGCAGG ATTTACTACAGGTTACTCGAGTAATTTAACATATGCAACTGTGAAG GGTGCTGGCCACACTGCTCCGGAGTACAAGCCCAAGGAGTGCCTCACAATGTTTGCAAGATGGATTTCCAGTATACCTTTATGA
- the LOC136483796 gene encoding serine carboxypeptidase-like 3 isoform X2, with translation MANNAPTCHAFSWLWLLLLLGLWCLVLYCPMMSSALVVRELPGFDGPLPFFLETGYVEVDESNGVQLFYYFVQSERDPARDPLLLWLEGGPGCSGLSGLVNEIGPFLFDVQYKVNGYEGGIPRLLYRPQTWTKVSNIIFVDSPVGAGFSYASTEEGFKSSDTIAIKQLVIFLKKWLDQHPQFMSNQLYIGGESYCGIIIPALTLEIDKLIRKASGESLHFNLKGYIAGNPMTDKKFDTDGKIKFFHGMGLISDELYELAKVNCRGSYDPPANHQCAKCIESINHCTKDINEFHILEPSCKTLWRNVTEKAEMHRVMLESDGVGVPMHFKCRHDSYELLYIWTNDESVRKNLGIRQETVGEWRRCNVSILYEKDIPSTVKHHRMLRRSGYQALIYRFSCLTVKSDQKAIARY, from the exons ATGGCAAACAATGCGCCAACCTGCCATGCATTCTCTTGGCTGTGGCTGCTACTGCTCCTAGGGCTGTGGTGCCTCGTCCTCTACTGTCCGATGATGTCGTCGGCGCTCGTCGTCAGGGAACTGCCGGGATTCGACGGCCCCCTTCCCTTCTTCCTGGAAACCGG GTATGTGGAGGTGGACGAGAGCAATGGTGTGCAGCTCTTCTACTACTTCGTTCAATCGGAGAGGGATCCTGCTAGAGACCCGCTGCTGCTGTGGCTGGAAGGTGGGCCCGGCTGCTCGGGGCTCTCGGGCCTTGTCAACGAGATTG GGCCGTTCCTTTTCGATGTGCAATACAAAGTAAATGGTTATGAAGGAGGCATCCCCCGTTTGCTCTATAGACCTCAAACATGGACTAAG GTGAGCAATATAATATTTGTTGATTCTCCTGTTGGGGCTGGTTTCTCTTATGCCTCTACAGAGGAAGGTTTTAAGTCCAGTGATACCATCGCAATAAAACAGCTGGTCATCTTCCTTAAAAAG TGGCTGGATCAACACCCTCAGTTTATGTCAAATCAATTATACATCGGTGGTGAATCGTACTGCGGCATCATTATACCTGCTCTCACATTAGAAATTGACAAATTAATTA GAAAAGCATCAGGCGAAAGTCTACATTTTAATCTCAAG GGGTACATTGCTGGCAACCCAATGACCGACAAGAAgttcgacacagatggaaaaatCAAATTTTTTCATGGAATGGGACTTATATCAGATGAGCTTTATGAG CTTGCCAAAGTGAACTGTAGAGGAAGCTATGATCCGCCCGCCAATCATCAATGTGCAAAATGCATTGAGTCTATAAACCAT TGCACAAAGGACATCAATGAGTTTCACATCCTCGAGCCGTCATGCAAAACGCTTTGGAGAAATGTGACAGAAAAGGCCGAAATGCACAGGGTCATGCTGGAGTCCGATGGCGTTGGCGTGCCTATGCACTTCAAGTGCAGA CACGACTCTTATGAGTTGTTATATATATGGACAAATGATGAAAGTGTAAGGAAGAATCTGGGCATTCGACAG GAAACAGTCGGAGAATGGAGAAGATGTAACGTTTCCATACTTTACGAAAAGGATATCCCAAGTACAGTAAAGCATCATCGGATGCTACGCAGAAGTGGATATCAGGCTCTGATATACAG ATTCAGTTGTCTGACGGTAAAATCGGATCAAAAGGCGATTGCAAGATACTAA